Proteins encoded by one window of Martelella endophytica:
- a CDS encoding amino acid ABC transporter ATP-binding protein, translated as MVDTAHTVDTSHMTVSDTEVAVELVHVNKWYGDFHVLRDINLKVMKGERIVIAGPSGSGKSTMIRCINRLEEHQKGNIVVDNIELTDDLKKIDEIRREVGMVFQHFNLFPHLTILENCTLAPIWVRKMPKKQAEEIAMHYLTRVKIPEQADKYPGQLSGGQQQRVAIARSLCMNPKIMLFDEPTSALDPEMIKEVLDTMVGLAEEGMTMLCVTHEMGFARQVANRVIFMDQGQIVEQNSPAEFFDNPQHERTKLFLSQILH; from the coding sequence ATGGTCGACACGGCACACACCGTTGACACTTCCCATATGACCGTCTCGGACACCGAGGTCGCTGTCGAGCTTGTCCACGTCAACAAGTGGTATGGTGATTTCCACGTCCTGCGCGACATCAACCTGAAAGTGATGAAGGGCGAACGCATCGTCATCGCCGGGCCTTCCGGCTCCGGCAAGTCGACGATGATCCGCTGCATCAACCGGCTGGAGGAACACCAGAAGGGCAACATCGTCGTCGACAATATCGAGCTGACCGACGATCTGAAGAAGATCGACGAGATCCGCCGCGAGGTGGGCATGGTGTTCCAGCACTTCAACCTGTTCCCGCATCTGACGATCCTGGAAAACTGCACGCTCGCCCCGATCTGGGTGCGCAAGATGCCGAAGAAGCAGGCAGAGGAAATCGCGATGCACTACCTGACGCGGGTGAAGATCCCCGAGCAGGCGGACAAGTATCCCGGCCAGCTGTCCGGCGGCCAGCAGCAGCGCGTGGCGATCGCCCGCTCGCTGTGCATGAACCCGAAGATCATGTTGTTCGACGAGCCGACCTCGGCTCTCGACCCGGAAATGATCAAGGAAGTGCTCGACACCATGGTGGGGCTCGCCGAGGAAGGCATGACCATGCTGTGCGTGACCCACGAAATGGGCTTCGCCCGCCAGGTCGCCAACCGCGTGATCTTCATGGACCAGGGCCAGATCGTCGAACAGAATTCGCCGGCCGAGTTCTTCGACAACCCGCAGCATGAGCGCACCAAGCTGTTCCTCAGCCAGATCCTGCACTGA
- a CDS encoding amino acid ABC transporter permease, translated as MAHDIAYVRKEMQAQQPAPEKEGNFVHWLRGNLFATPKDAFLTILAIIFLIWAVPPMVNWLFLDAAWTGTDRTACATLAQGGIRPDGWSGACWAFIGAKFDQILFGRYPDSELWRPILVAIVFTLLLIPMLMPKAPHKGWNAFALFIALPIVSFFLLYGGFGLRIVDTSDWGGLMVTLILSYFAIAVSLPLGIILALGRRSKMPVIRTLSIMFIEVVRGVPLITILFMASVMLPLFLPEGMTINKFLRAIVGVSLFISAYMAETIRGGLQAMPKGQFEGAASLGLGYWQTMRLIILPQAIKLVIPAIVNQFISIFKDTSLVSIIGMFDLLGIIKFNFTDSSWASPVTPITGLIFAGFVFFIFCFGMSRYSSFMERHLDTGHRH; from the coding sequence ATGGCCCATGACATCGCCTATGTGCGCAAGGAAATGCAGGCGCAGCAGCCTGCTCCGGAAAAAGAAGGCAACTTCGTCCACTGGCTGAGGGGAAATCTTTTCGCAACGCCGAAGGATGCCTTCCTCACCATCCTCGCCATCATCTTCCTGATCTGGGCCGTACCGCCGATGGTGAATTGGCTGTTCCTCGACGCGGCATGGACGGGCACGGACCGTACCGCCTGCGCTACCCTTGCCCAGGGCGGCATCCGGCCGGATGGCTGGAGTGGTGCCTGCTGGGCTTTCATCGGCGCAAAGTTCGACCAGATCCTCTTCGGCCGCTATCCGGATTCCGAACTCTGGCGGCCGATTCTCGTCGCCATCGTCTTCACGCTGCTGCTGATCCCGATGCTGATGCCAAAGGCGCCGCACAAGGGCTGGAACGCATTTGCGCTGTTCATCGCCCTGCCGATCGTCTCCTTCTTCCTGCTTTACGGCGGTTTCGGCCTTCGGATCGTGGATACCTCGGACTGGGGCGGGCTGATGGTCACCCTCATCCTCTCCTATTTCGCAATCGCCGTATCGCTGCCGCTCGGCATCATCCTGGCGCTTGGGCGACGCTCGAAAATGCCGGTGATCCGGACGCTTTCGATCATGTTCATCGAGGTGGTCCGCGGCGTGCCGCTGATCACCATCCTGTTCATGGCAAGCGTTATGCTGCCGCTGTTCCTGCCGGAAGGCATGACGATCAACAAGTTCCTGCGTGCCATCGTCGGCGTGTCGCTGTTCATCTCCGCCTATATGGCGGAAACGATCCGCGGCGGCCTGCAGGCGATGCCGAAGGGACAGTTCGAGGGCGCAGCTTCGCTCGGTCTCGGCTACTGGCAGACCATGCGGCTCATCATCCTGCCGCAGGCGATCAAGCTGGTCATCCCGGCGATCGTCAACCAGTTCATCTCGATCTTCAAGGACACCTCGCTGGTCTCGATCATCGGCATGTTCGACCTGCTGGGCATCATCAAGTTCAACTTCACCGATTCGAGCTGGGCTTCTCCGGTCACGCCGATCACCGGCCTTATCTTCGCCGGTTTCGTCTTCTTCATTTTCTGCTTCGGTATGTCACGTTATTCCAGCTTCATGGAACGCCATCTCGACACCGGACACAGACACTAG
- a CDS encoding amino acid ABC transporter permease — MAESTSSAPFEESRFAALIYNPAVRGFFYQLLTVILVVGFVWWVADNTIRNLNAAGIASGFGFLDNRAGFDIAQTPIDYNNDMTYGRALIVGIINTIIVSIAGIITATIIGFIVGVGRLSSNWLVAKLSQVYVEVFRNIPPLLVIFFFYTGVLSLLPAARDSISLPLDFYLNNRGLAFPSPVFEAGSWLIGVALLVAIAAVVALSIWAHRRQMATGQQFPVFTTSVAIIILLPVIAYFIAGMPVSFDIPEKGRFNLTGGAVLGPEFMSLYLALSLYTAAFMAEIIRGGILGVPKGQTEAANALGLHPRKVTRLVVVPQAMRIIIPPMTSEYLSLTKNSSLAVAIGYADIVAVGKTVLNQTGQAVEVVIIWMIIYLTLSILTSIFMNWFNAKMALVER; from the coding sequence ATGGCTGAATCCACTAGCTCTGCTCCTTTTGAGGAGTCGCGTTTCGCTGCGCTTATCTACAATCCTGCCGTCAGAGGCTTTTTCTACCAGCTGTTGACGGTGATCTTGGTCGTCGGCTTTGTCTGGTGGGTCGCGGATAATACGATCCGGAACCTCAATGCTGCCGGCATCGCCTCGGGCTTCGGCTTTCTGGACAATCGCGCCGGCTTTGACATTGCCCAGACCCCGATCGACTACAACAACGACATGACCTATGGCCGCGCGCTCATCGTCGGCATCATCAACACGATCATCGTTTCCATTGCCGGTATCATCACCGCAACGATCATCGGCTTTATCGTCGGCGTCGGTCGTCTCTCCTCGAACTGGCTGGTCGCCAAGCTGAGCCAGGTCTATGTCGAGGTGTTCCGCAACATTCCGCCGCTGCTGGTCATCTTCTTCTTCTACACCGGCGTGCTCTCGCTGCTGCCGGCCGCGCGCGATTCGATTTCGCTGCCGCTCGACTTCTATCTCAACAATCGCGGGCTTGCCTTTCCGAGCCCGGTCTTCGAGGCAGGCTCGTGGCTGATCGGCGTTGCCCTCCTCGTCGCCATCGCTGCCGTGGTCGCGCTGTCGATCTGGGCGCACAGGCGCCAGATGGCAACCGGTCAGCAGTTTCCGGTTTTCACCACCAGCGTCGCCATCATCATCCTCCTGCCCGTCATTGCCTATTTCATTGCCGGCATGCCGGTGAGCTTCGACATTCCGGAAAAGGGTCGGTTCAACTTGACCGGCGGCGCCGTTCTCGGCCCGGAATTCATGTCGCTCTATCTCGCCCTGTCGCTCTATACGGCCGCCTTCATGGCTGAAATCATCCGTGGCGGCATTCTCGGCGTGCCGAAGGGCCAGACCGAAGCTGCAAATGCACTCGGCCTTCATCCGCGCAAGGTCACCCGGCTCGTCGTCGTGCCGCAGGCCATGCGCATCATCATTCCGCCGATGACCAGTGAATATCTAAGCCTGACAAAGAACTCCTCGCTCGCCGTCGCCATCGGCTATGCCGATATCGTCGCCGTCGGCAAGACCGTGCTCAACCAGACCGGACAGGCCGTCGAGGTCGTCATCATCTGGATGATCATCTACCTGACGCTCAGCATCCTGACGTCGATCTTCATGAACTGGTTCAACGCCAAGATGGCACTGGTGGAGCGCTGA
- a CDS encoding amino acid ABC transporter substrate-binding protein, which produces MKKTLLSAAIGGAVVFGLGAHAASATTLEDVKSKGSLTCGVSTGLQGFSAPDNEGNWSGLDVDYCRAVAAAIFGDPDKVNFVALTATDRFPALQSGEVDMLSRNTTWTLSRDTSLGLDFRTVNYYDGQGFMVPKDLGVSSAKELSGAAVCVQSGTTTELNLADYFSANGMDYNPVVFEALEDVNNAFNQGRCDVYTTDQSGLYAIRLTLTDPDNYVILPEIISKEPLGPAWRQGDDQWGDIISWVHYAMLNAEEFGITSENIDEFVETSDNPGIKRLIGTETDSKLGADLGLDEKWAYNVIKLVGNYGEIFDKDVGAGSPLKIERGLNALWTNGGLQYGPPIR; this is translated from the coding sequence ATGAAAAAGACGCTTCTGTCGGCCGCGATCGGCGGCGCAGTAGTCTTCGGCCTCGGCGCTCACGCCGCATCGGCCACGACACTTGAGGACGTCAAGTCAAAGGGATCTCTGACCTGCGGCGTCAGCACTGGCCTGCAGGGTTTTTCCGCGCCTGACAATGAGGGGAACTGGTCCGGTCTGGACGTCGATTATTGCCGCGCGGTCGCCGCAGCGATCTTCGGCGATCCCGACAAGGTGAATTTCGTCGCTCTGACGGCAACCGACCGTTTCCCGGCGCTGCAGTCCGGCGAAGTCGACATGCTGAGCCGCAACACCACCTGGACGCTGTCGCGCGACACCTCGCTGGGTCTCGATTTCCGCACCGTCAACTACTATGACGGCCAGGGCTTCATGGTACCGAAGGATCTCGGCGTATCGTCGGCCAAGGAACTCTCCGGTGCAGCCGTTTGCGTTCAGTCCGGCACCACCACCGAGCTGAACCTCGCTGACTACTTCAGCGCCAACGGCATGGACTACAACCCGGTCGTCTTCGAAGCGCTTGAAGACGTCAACAACGCCTTCAACCAGGGCCGTTGCGACGTCTACACGACCGACCAGTCGGGCCTTTATGCCATCCGTCTGACGCTGACGGACCCGGACAACTACGTCATCCTTCCGGAAATCATTTCCAAGGAGCCGCTTGGCCCGGCATGGCGCCAGGGCGACGACCAGTGGGGCGACATCATTTCCTGGGTCCACTACGCGATGCTCAATGCTGAAGAATTCGGCATCACCTCGGAAAACATCGACGAATTCGTTGAAACCTCCGACAACCCGGGCATCAAGCGTCTGATCGGCACGGAAACCGACAGCAAGCTCGGCGCTGACCTTGGTCTTGACGAAAAGTGGGCCTACAATGTCATCAAGCTCGTCGGCAACTACGGCGAAATCTTCGACAAGGACGTTGGTGCCGGCAGCCCGCTCAAGATCGAGCGCGGCCTGAACGCTCTGTGGACCAATGGCGGCCTGCAGTACGGCCCGCCGATCCGCTAA
- a CDS encoding cystathionine beta-lyase gives MAKKIDASSGLGDNTTLAHSGFAPAGFHGFVNPPVVHASTVLFPDVETAVSGTQKYTYGTHGTPTTDALCEAMNVIENAAGTLLYPSGLASITLPWLAFLSPGDHALIVDSVYDPARRFADNFLSRMGIEVDYYHPEIGADIEGMFKPNTRLLHTEAPGSHTFEMQDIRLMSDIAHAHDAIVSMDNTWATPLYFKPLDFGVDLSLNAATKYPSGHSDVLMGTASANEKCFKQLEQNYTYMGVCAAPDDSYQILRGLRTMGVRLAHQGKAALQIAEWLEECPEVSRVLHPALPSFPGHAIWKRDFKGASGLFSIVLAADEGAFKAKQHAFLNALEIFGIGYSWGGYESLAVPSNLASRTVAKAPEDGPVIRLQIGLEDVEDLIADLEKGLAAARAA, from the coding sequence ATGGCAAAGAAGATAGATGCATCCTCCGGTCTCGGGGACAACACCACGCTCGCCCATAGCGGCTTCGCGCCGGCCGGGTTTCACGGCTTCGTCAATCCGCCGGTCGTGCATGCGTCCACGGTCCTGTTTCCGGATGTGGAGACGGCGGTTTCCGGCACGCAGAAATACACCTATGGCACCCACGGAACGCCGACAACGGATGCGCTGTGCGAGGCCATGAACGTCATCGAGAATGCCGCCGGCACGCTGCTCTATCCCTCCGGGCTCGCCTCCATCACCCTTCCGTGGCTCGCTTTCCTGTCGCCCGGCGATCATGCGCTCATCGTTGATTCGGTCTATGATCCGGCCAGGCGCTTTGCCGACAACTTCCTGTCGCGCATGGGGATCGAGGTCGATTACTATCACCCCGAGATCGGCGCCGACATCGAAGGCATGTTCAAGCCCAACACCCGGCTTCTGCACACCGAGGCGCCGGGATCGCATACGTTCGAAATGCAGGATATCCGGCTGATGTCGGATATCGCGCATGCCCACGATGCCATCGTCTCGATGGACAATACCTGGGCAACGCCGCTCTATTTCAAGCCGCTCGACTTCGGCGTCGACCTGTCGCTGAATGCCGCCACCAAATATCCCTCCGGACACTCGGACGTACTCATGGGGACGGCGTCTGCGAACGAGAAATGTTTCAAGCAGCTCGAGCAGAACTACACCTATATGGGCGTCTGCGCGGCGCCCGACGACAGCTATCAGATCCTGCGCGGCCTGCGCACGATGGGCGTCAGGCTTGCCCATCAGGGCAAGGCGGCGCTGCAGATTGCCGAATGGCTGGAGGAGTGCCCCGAAGTCTCGCGTGTGCTGCATCCGGCGCTGCCGAGCTTTCCGGGGCATGCGATCTGGAAGCGGGACTTCAAGGGCGCAAGCGGCCTGTTTTCGATCGTGCTTGCCGCTGACGAGGGCGCCTTCAAGGCAAAGCAGCACGCCTTCCTCAACGCGCTGGAAATCTTCGGGATCGGCTATTCCTGGGGCGGCTACGAATCGCTTGCGGTGCCCTCGAACCTTGCAAGCCGTACGGTCGCCAAGGCGCCGGAAGATGGTCCGGTGATCCGCCTGCAGATCGGACTTGAAGACGTCGAGGACCTGATTGCGGACCTGGAAAAGGGGCTTGCCGCCGCAAGGGCTGCATGA
- a CDS encoding SH3 domain-containing protein — protein sequence MKSTGIAIAAMLFAFQAEAAPVAAYATTNVNLRAGPSTSYPAITVVPAGAGITNNGCLADYSWCDVSFANYRGWLAARYMQVAYQGSRQVLTPGIAFATGIAVTAFSEAYWNNYYRGYPWYNQWRRYPPPPPPRPYAPPPGWHPPGSWGGPPPGWRPPPGYRPSWGPPPPYHGGPPPGPPPGHGGPPPGHGGPPPGHGGPPPGGPPPGHGGPPPGHGGPPPAQMHGRADCMPGRPGCGPFEGRPGPDRRPPMGERHYERR from the coding sequence TTGAAATCAACGGGCATAGCGATTGCAGCCATGCTCTTCGCCTTTCAGGCCGAGGCGGCCCCCGTTGCTGCCTATGCCACCACCAATGTCAATCTGAGAGCCGGCCCCTCGACATCCTATCCGGCAATCACGGTGGTGCCCGCAGGCGCCGGCATCACCAACAACGGCTGTCTGGCCGACTACAGCTGGTGCGATGTTTCCTTTGCGAACTATCGCGGCTGGCTCGCCGCCCGTTACATGCAGGTCGCCTACCAGGGCAGCCGGCAGGTGCTGACGCCAGGCATCGCCTTCGCGACGGGTATCGCGGTCACGGCCTTCTCGGAGGCCTACTGGAACAACTATTACCGCGGCTATCCCTGGTACAATCAGTGGCGCCGCTATCCGCCGCCGCCGCCGCCGCGCCCCTATGCGCCGCCACCCGGCTGGCATCCGCCCGGTTCCTGGGGCGGCCCTCCGCCCGGCTGGCGCCCCCCGCCCGGTTATCGCCCATCATGGGGTCCGCCGCCGCCTTACCATGGCGGCCCACCGCCCGGCCCACCTCCAGGACACGGTGGTCCCCCACCCGGTCACGGTGGCCCGCCTCCAGGGCATGGTGGCCCTCCGCCTGGCGGTCCGCCTCCGGGTCACGGCGGTCCTCCGCCAGGGCATGGCGGCCCGCCTCCTGCCCAGATGCACGGCAGGGCCGATTGCATGCCGGGCCGTCCTGGCTGCGGCCCCTTCGAGGGACGGCCAGGCCCCGACCGTCGCCCGCCCATGGGCGAGCGTCACTACGAACGCCGCTAA
- a CDS encoding FAD-dependent monooxygenase, whose translation MTIAHAAIVGAGIAGLTAALALARHGISSDIFEQADDLVEVGAGLQVSPNASRCLNRVGVLARIENQWREPARVALASGSTLRQVAYVPVGEARQRWKAPYGTLHRATLQAALKKAVEEEPLATLHLDCRIDKATLQALQPRMTRTAEILICADGVWSHSRRQIPGAGEARFSGNIAWRFVISSEDAPSVLDRQSVTAFMGPSAHLVAYPLRDVGGFNLVAIAAGASAGEAWHTEVDNSWKSALDRHFRGWDPSLKRLFSMDRPTFWPLYEVGQGRWHNGTDTIAIGDAVHAMMPFSAQGASMAIEDAFELAAFLSEKPVDEAFDAFVAHRLPRLERLQKRTALNRFAYHASGPFRLGRDFLLGIKSPASLARDLDWLYGYEAYGLDRL comes from the coding sequence ATGACGATTGCCCACGCAGCCATTGTCGGCGCCGGCATTGCAGGCCTGACGGCTGCATTGGCTCTGGCCCGGCACGGCATTTCCAGCGACATTTTCGAGCAGGCCGACGACCTTGTCGAGGTCGGCGCCGGATTGCAGGTTTCGCCGAACGCCTCGCGTTGCCTGAACCGCGTCGGCGTTCTTGCCCGCATCGAGAACCAGTGGCGCGAGCCCGCCCGTGTCGCGCTCGCCTCCGGCAGCACGCTGCGGCAGGTCGCCTATGTCCCGGTCGGCGAAGCCCGCCAGCGCTGGAAGGCACCCTATGGCACGCTGCACCGCGCGACGCTGCAGGCGGCGCTCAAAAAGGCTGTTGAAGAGGAGCCGCTGGCGACCCTCCACCTCGATTGCCGCATCGACAAGGCGACGCTTCAGGCATTGCAGCCGCGCATGACCCGGACCGCCGAGATCCTCATCTGCGCCGACGGGGTCTGGTCGCATTCCCGGCGGCAGATACCGGGTGCGGGCGAAGCGCGGTTTTCCGGCAATATCGCCTGGCGCTTCGTGATCTCGTCCGAGGATGCCCCGAGCGTACTCGACCGGCAATCGGTCACCGCCTTCATGGGGCCAAGCGCCCATCTCGTCGCCTATCCCCTGCGTGATGTCGGCGGCTTCAACCTGGTCGCCATCGCCGCGGGCGCCAGCGCCGGCGAGGCCTGGCACACCGAGGTCGACAACAGCTGGAAATCGGCGCTCGACCGCCATTTCCGGGGCTGGGACCCGTCGCTCAAGCGCCTCTTTTCGATGGATCGCCCCACCTTCTGGCCGCTTTACGAGGTCGGCCAGGGACGCTGGCATAACGGCACCGATACAATCGCCATCGGCGATGCCGTTCATGCCATGATGCCGTTTTCCGCGCAGGGCGCCTCCATGGCGATCGAGGACGCCTTCGAGCTTGCCGCCTTCCTCTCGGAGAAGCCGGTGGACGAGGCTTTCGATGCGTTCGTCGCGCATCGCCTGCCGCGACTGGAGCGGTTGCAGAAGCGCACCGCGCTCAATCGCTTCGCCTATCATGCCAGCGGCCCGTTCAGGCTCGGCCGCGACTTCCTTCTCGGCATCAAGTCGCCGGCAAGCCTCGCCCGCGATCTCGACTGGCTCTACGGTTACGAAGCCTACGGGCTCGATCGGCTCTGA
- a CDS encoding zinc-finger domain-containing protein: MAGHGIPHFKNDEGHPAIEVGVKEFMCVGASAPFDHPHIFIDMGDDNEAVCSYCSTLYRYSPTLSGDDTNPPGCAYHIAAA; encoded by the coding sequence ATGGCTGGCCACGGCATCCCCCACTTCAAGAACGACGAAGGCCACCCGGCCATCGAGGTCGGCGTGAAGGAATTCATGTGCGTAGGCGCCTCCGCGCCCTTCGACCATCCGCATATCTTCATCGACATGGGCGACGACAACGAGGCCGTCTGCTCCTACTGTTCGACGCTTTATCGCTATTCGCCCACGCTCAGCGGCGACGACACCAACCCGCCCGGATGTGCCTATCACATCGCGGCGGCCTGA